CCTGAAAGAATTAGGGACGACTTTTTTACTCCCAACCCATAGACACGGTTATGGGATGTCCAAATTTTCGGAGATTACTTAAGTGCCCTTCCACAATCGGTTATGGTAGTTCAGAACCATTGCGTGAAAAATATTCGGTTTGAAATGATATGTGAGCGAGGAGGGTGAAAAAGAGTTACGAGGGAAAGGATCATAAGTATGTAAGGAAGACAAAGAGGAAGAAATACCAAACTCATACAAAGAAGATTAGATGCGCATTTAAGATTGTTTTCTATAAGCCCAATGGTAATCAAAGAGTGGAAAATGTCTAAAGCTGCTAATGGTTGTCACAACCACGATGATCTGGATATTcttattggacatgtaatggttgcgaagctaaaaccacATGAAATGCATACGGTGAGGTCTATGAGGATTTgtaaagcgagtgcgatcttaaatAAGATTAAGGCGGACGACCCCAACAACCTTTCATCTTTGTCTACGATCAAGGGGGCCCTAGCTACGATAAAAAGGACGGAATGGGATTGTAGAATGGttatgcaacaatcggagtggttagcggagttacatgaCTACACGTAGCGAACGAAAAAAAAGGATGGTAAAgtggtatgtattttcttggcacatcctttGATGATCCAATTGgcacaatgctttcatcaaattttgttgatagatacaacttataagacaaacaaatatccgttgttgaacattgcttgtcaCACTTCGGataaaaacacgtttacgattgcatggggtttaatggatcatgagaacaatgtgagtttcaatTGGATGTTGGAGACATTGAGATCCATTTATAACGGTAATGATTTtacaagggttattgtaacggataacgatcaagccttaatgtaCGTAATAGCGATAGTGTTTCCGAAAGCCCGAAACTTGCAATGTCAACAGAATTCTCGGTTTCATTCAACACCTATAATCAGAGGATTATTAATAATACTTACCAAGTGTACTATACTTAGTGCAATTTACCAAGTGTTTTTGCACGACCATTTACACTTTTCCTTTTGGTTACGGTACCAACTTTTCTTCCCTTCCCTCATAAGTCCAAAAATTAAGTGGCTCAACCTAggaaatcaaccaaaacaagaagctatttttttcttctgttttggcCTAGATTTATCGTTTCCCGGAATAGTATTTCGGAAACCACACTACCTTTCTGAGAAGGTGCGGTGAGAATCGTAAATTTTTGCCGCTGCATGCTCTAAGTGAAACTGCAAGTGGAACGGTTGCAGCGTTTTCCTCTTTCTTGGAAGTCGAGGTTTGAATCATCCTACTTGCACAAGGAATGAGCGAATGTGTGAATGTACTtctggaagaaaaaaatgatttaaaaGTTTGGAAGACTATTTGTTTGCTGTAAAAATAGTTTAATTTTAAAAATGTACTGAGTATAGAACACTTGGTAACTCACTAATTCACAATCATACAATCTTTCTTTCGTGTAAAAATCATGTGAAGCATGCTATCGTGTAATCGAACTTAAAATACATATGTTCATGAACATGGACACATCATACTAGTTATGAGGGGGTTAATATTCATATCTATAAAATCACATATCCAAAATAACTAGTAGTTATCAGGATATTCGTTCAAAATTTTCATATAAAGCATTTCTATACATGtctaaatttaattatacaccaTGGAATGCAATTATAAAGACTTAACGTCACAACTAACATGTTAACCAAAATATTTTATACAAATAGTCTAAATACAATTTCCAAAACCATTTTTCTTGAAACAAGTTCCAAATCTGGAGTGAATGGTGATTCTCATATGAATGCGACTCACTAGACTGAGTCTTATGGTGCTAGTTTTGCTTCTAGATAAAACAAAAAGTATTGTCTATTCTTCTCTTTTACTTCTCTCCAGATATATCTCGAATGCTAACTAATAGCTAGAAAGTTGTTGTTTCATTCAACTcaaccaaaattcttcttttcgcggaatggttcaggaagattgttttatttttttgatcagaCGGCTGAGATGGTTGAGGTGTTCCATTAAGCGCGACCAAATTCTACTTTTCGCGGAATGGGTTAGCGCATCTAGATGCTAAATTTGAATGACCATAAGACTTGAATGAGTATTCTAGCTGACGTAGACTTCCAATCTAGATGCTAAGTTGGAAGACCATAAGACGGGGAAAAAGTTCCCGGAAGGTGCAGTTTTTAGAGATGTTTACACCACGGTTTGCACAGAGTTTTTGGTTGTCGCCGTGCCAGAAGTTTTCAGCAAACCACATCAAATTTCGCACTTGGTAGGTAAGCCAGCCCTTGTGTTATGTGGTGCATATGATCTGCTGAAAAAGCATTGGACTTGTCTCTGCCGCGTAGAATTTTATTCCAAATTGAATTCCACAACCACAATAAATAATTCAGGTTAATCATCTTCTCCGCCTCCTTCGTTTCTTCCTCCTCAACCTCAACCCAATCGGAAAAAGCAAAAGACACCTTCTTTTCCGGTTATTTTCtccatcacaattttgattgccGTTGATGGATTCCAGTTGCAGAAcaccttcatcatcatcatcatcatcaacaacaacaacaaaatcattgAGCTTCAATTATCACTCTTCTCTGATTCTCATATCTCAGCAGCCGTCTAATCTTTGGTATCGAGACCTCTGGGAAATCAGAATAACCAAATAGTAatcaaagatcaatcaatcaataaaaaaacaCCCAAAGGTATAACCTTTTTAACTTCCATTCTGTTTGTTTTGTTGTTTTATCATTTCAAGTTGTAATTTTTAATAATGGGGTATTGAAATTCAGTTTGAATTTGGTGTATATTGCAGATATCAATACCCCACACACAAATTCAgtggattatttatttattttttcattttttttaagaaGGCAATATGAGAGATGGTGTGAGAGAACAGTTGAGATCCAAAAACACCATCTCTGCAAGTAATTCTTCAGATTCTAAGGTTATGGGGTTAAGAAATAGAACCTCAGGTTGGGCTGCCTTTGGGCAGCAAGAGAGACAAGGTATGAAAAAAACTGAATTTGATTCTGACCCTTATCCACCTGTTGAGAACACCCCCACATGTCTGCTCCCGTTGAAACAAGTACTATTGAATGGATCAGCGAAATCATTTTCGTCAGTTGTGCGAGCTTCTGTATTGTCGCCGAATGTCGAATTTGAAGAACGAGTACTAGCTGCTGGTTCTAGTAGTAAGCCTGGCAATGAAGGTGTTAGTGATGTAGAGAAATTGAAAGAGTTGCATAAGTGGGCTGATGATAGCTTGATTGAGGATGTTTTAGGAGCTGTAAATAATGATTTCTCACAGGCATCTACTGTATTGCAAACTATGTTTTCATCTGACAGCTCCAATCAGACTGGAACAGCATACCCTTTGGATACAAGTAATCAGTTGCAGGAAAAAGGGGAAGAAACAAATATTTTGGTTGAGGAATGCCTTTGCGAAAAGAGATTAGAACCTAGCTCTGAAGAAGTTTCTACTAAAAGTATTTTGTATGCACCTGTGAGTTTGATCTCTGGGCAGGTGCTAGCTGCTCCCATCGAACCCGAGTGGCAGGAAGATGATATTTATCTGAGCCTCCGGAAAGATGCTATTAGAGCTACAAGGTATGACTACCTATTGCGGTGTACTTTATTTATACACGTTATGATAATTGGTTCTGTTCATGTGTGCATCTATCTTACATGGTGATGTTCGGATctatatgatagagtcatgcatatGGACCATTCTCAGCTAATTACTATATATGTATTACCAGAATAACTGGCCTCATTTGGTTTGGATGCACCGAGTTTATTTATtcagttttctttctttcttagttAAGGTTGTAGACTTGTAGTTAGTGAGATAATGATGCCGGAAGAAAGTACTTAAGTAAGTTTCACAGGGCGAAGATAGAATATCAAGATACCAGGGAATTAGTGTTTATCTTTCTCCTGTAGGAGATTCTCTTATGTTAGTCGTTTCTTTTTGTTGCACATGAAGAGCAACTTAGTCTTATTCAGAGGTTGATAAAATGTTAAACTAACCACTTACTTGTCTCCATGCAGGTCAGCAGCCCAACATTCTCGAGCAGCCAGCAATGCTTTTTTAAGGGGTGATCATTACTCTGCCCAAGAACTCTCGCGGAAGGCACAAGCAGAGTGGATGGCTGCTGAAAGTCTGAATTATAAGGCAGCCCAAGAGATTTTAAGAATTAGAAATCACAAAAATGATGTCTGGAAGCTAGACCTGCATGGTTTACATGCATCTGAAGCTGTTCACGCTTTGAAGGAGCGTCTTTGGAGGATTGAGACTCAGTTCCCACTTACTGTACATCCCAATAAGGTTGTCAAACCAATTGATTCCAGTAGTTGCCTTAGCATGGCCGGACAGACAGAAAAGGAGGAGGGAATAACATCGCAGAGACCAGGGGTTTTGCAAGTTATAACAGGTATGCAGCTTTATTAGGGAGGATATACAATTAAATATCTTACTTTAACTAAGATATTCCTATTACATCACATAGATGAGATAGAACAGGGATCCCATTTTTACATTTTGAACATCCAATCGACACCCATTTGAGGGGAGTGTCACGTTTGCGAAGGTGTCGCTATCTTCCCTTAATACTATGTAAGAAAAATTAAAGAGCAACTTTTTTCTTTAACAGGGACAGGAAACCATAGTCGAGGTGGACAAGCTGCTATCCCTATGGCTGTGAGAAGTTTCCTCATTGAGAATGGGTAAAGTTCATCTCCTTTTTCTTTATTATCTAAATAGTAGTTAAAGCCTAGAGGTGCACCGTGGAGAGTGCACACTGCAAGCTCATTCAGATAGAGCATTCTGGGCTACTTCATGCCGTCTGCGTTTCTTCACATCCTTTGCTACATATCATCACCTTCTGCCGGTGACATCCATTTGTTTCTTACTTTCGGTGCTGGAGTATTCTGTTAGAATCCTACCTGCGCCAAACCATATCCTATCTCAGTTGGCAACGTGGTGCAGTATATTAGAAACCATGATTACTCTTGCTATAACATGGTCATTACTTCATGTTGATGTTTAACTACATGCTTATGATCATAAATTCTACATCTAGATGGATAATAAGCAAAGAGTCAACATGACATAGTTAAGTTACACACCTGAGGTTGATGCCAACTTATAAAAGAACACTTGATGCGAAGTAACTTTAAACTAGGCTGCTTGATGCAAAGTACAGTAGCTTTATTCTTCACACCGTCAGCATCTCTTCACATCTTTTACGACATATCGTAACCATATGCCAGCTCTGTCAAACCATATCCTATTCCTACCTCAGTTGGCAAGAGGGTGCAGTATATTAGAAACCATAATTGCTATTGCTTGGACATGGTTATGATTACTTGTGCTTAAACATGGTTATAACTTTATTCTTGATGTTGTATACAAGCTCATGATCATAAATTCTGCATCTAGATAGATAACAAACAAAGAGATAACAAGGAGACATAGGTACATTACATACCTTTTGGTTGATACCGACTCATAAAAGAAAACTTGATGAGAAGTAACTCTAAACTAGGTTCTCTTCTGCTAGAAGCAGTCTTCCACTTTTATCTCCTCATTCCTTGATGATGGAGGAAATAGTTTTCGTAAACAAGAGGCTTGAAAGGAAGTCCACTTCACACTTTAGCAGGTAGAGGGTCCTTCAATCTGCCATAATTAGTTGAAAAACAACCCTGCCTTGGGTGATAATTTGCAAGTATGCCAATATATATGGTTCAATAAGGTTCCACAGTCTTAATGTATCAACGAACCAAAACATTTTTAGTGCTTGTTCTTCGATTAAAATTAAACATGATTTGTTGCTAAATGAAAATTAAGTCAACACAGTGATCTCATGTTTTGGTTTTTACCATTTGCATTGGCTAAAGTAAAATTAGATCCAAACCCATATGAGTTGCACTTCAAAAAAAATTCAGCTCAAGATTTATGTCTTTGTTAGACTCAACGTTCAATTCAAACGTTGTTGCAGGTACCGTATTGATGGTACAAGGCCTGGAGTTATTGCAGTACGCCCAAAGTTCCGTGACCATCGACTGAATTAAAGCCGTTACCTAAAGTAATTCATGTATGACTTGTTAGCATCTAGCATTTACTGCAGATTCTTAGTATTCTCTATAGCAATTGGAATGTTTATCGTTGGAATGATTTTTCACTGCATCCGTATAATAACATCCAAATGTCATGCACTGCGGCTGTTTGATAACAATATCCAGTCCAGTATTGTTCATCAAAATTTACCGGCAATCGAGTTACTGTGAGACGCTTACTATTTAACTGTTGTATTGTATGTAGACTAtgaaatgataatgatatttgaaTGGTGGTGTTGTTGGTTTAGGATTTGAAATCAATCAGTTTCCAATTTCAGGTATTTGTCTAGTATATAAAAATTGGTTTGATGTGTCACCTTCTCTTAGCTGTGCAGTCGTGTCTATCTTGATAagggagtttgttttcattaaattaaGCGTAAAGCGTGAGTAAATTGGATTCGATCTCTGACACAGATGGGGAGGGGGCACTCAGCTGAGAACCCTTTAACCAAGAACACTAGTACAGCTAAGCTTTAGCTTTTAGTTCTTGATGAGTAAGTAGTGACACTCTGTTCATTGTCTTTTACTAGTAGTTTCCAGACAGATCTCTAATCAGGGTTCCCCATGCTCCTCTGTTTACTGATCTTCCACGTCTACTCAGTGTTGCCAACTGTGgaattttattttaaaagaaaggTAAAGGTAATTCATTTCATTTAATTGGTTCTATCTGCGCTAAACATGGAGAGCTCATCTGGGGATTAAGACTTGCTTGTCTGTTGGGAATATCTTTTTGTATTTTGATCTAGCATCACCACAACTAATTGCCAAATATGAACGACATTTAGTCTGTACTTAGACAAGTTTTTCATGCTAATCATCTACATACCTAATGACGAATTGCTAGATAAAAAATATTCGAACGAACGGGATTGCCTTTTCTGAAATCCTATGTGGTGCCACCAACTTTGgattagaagaagaatgaaagtttACACCTTTATTTCAAAACACACAAAAAGGAAAACTGTCGGGGGTTCCCTTAATCAAGAAGTATGTATGCTTTTTAGAGCGGCAAAGAGTACAGCGTGTAAAACCCACCTTAAAATTAGGCGGCCACCTCACAAGGTAGCGCCGCATCATCAAAATGATGCTGCTTAGTCACTACCCCACGTCATGATTCCCATCAAATTCATTGGTTGGTGTGAATCCCTGTCATGACCGACTTATTTGTCCGAACCTGATTGGTCCAAATAACGTGGTGGTGGGCAGGCATCAATCATTTG
This genomic stretch from Papaver somniferum cultivar HN1 chromosome 5, ASM357369v1, whole genome shotgun sequence harbors:
- the LOC113284335 gene encoding uncharacterized protein LOC113284335 → MRDGVREQLRSKNTISASNSSDSKVMGLRNRTSGWAAFGQQERQGMKKTEFDSDPYPPVENTPTCLLPLKQVLLNGSAKSFSSVVRASVLSPNVEFEERVLAAGSSSKPGNEGVSDVEKLKELHKWADDSLIEDVLGAVNNDFSQASTVLQTMFSSDSSNQTGTAYPLDTSNQLQEKGEETNILVEECLCEKRLEPSSEEVSTKSILYAPVSLISGQVLAAPIEPEWQEDDIYLSLRKDAIRATRSAAQHSRAASNAFLRGDHYSAQELSRKAQAEWMAAESLNYKAAQEILRIRNHKNDVWKLDLHGLHASEAVHALKERLWRIETQFPLTVHPNKVVKPIDSSSCLSMAGQTEKEEGITSQRPGVLQVITGTGNHSRGGQAAIPMAVRSFLIENGYRIDGTRPGVIAVRPKFRDHRLN